Within Cyprinus carpio isolate SPL01 chromosome A11, ASM1834038v1, whole genome shotgun sequence, the genomic segment CATGATACAGTTTTTCAGTATCTGAGAACGGCTTGGTTTATTTACTGTCACTCTGAAATGCTGATATCATTGGCTACATAAGTGAAAATGAACACACAGAGCCAAGCTTCAGTCAGAAACCAATTGCTGGcaaccctttaaaataaaatattgatggtttactttttgaaaataaagaaagtaagacaaaaatattagtattgtaattttacagtaaaataaaattatttatactctttttttttttgcagtattgttacaatgtatttcttatttttagtattttaaattcagaataatcacaataaaaataattattttatgttcagtCAAAAGCAGAGGAAATGTGGCCTGTGAaacaaagtttttctcaaatcaTTGAGCCCAAAAAGGATTTCAAAGTCAAAACAAATCTTCAGAGTAAAAagatttcaaaattatttttattttctatgccGATGCACTACCCAACAAAATCTAGAATGAttaaggctacgtccacacgaagccagaggtttccctatccgatctttttttcccctcgtctcaagaaataccTGTGTccacacaaaacgatgtagtatacatgccagaccagaaTGTGGCGCgctaattctgccacagagatacactaaaaacggagaagacttggactatgcacataaaccttgcgcgcggtatacaaacgaacatggaacaatacatttattaatctgctttaatgttagttaataaaaagacaattgttcagtgtttgtttatgtttttgttgctgttacgtgacgtagcattGTCTGACTAGGGGttgagacgtgggctgatgacatcatcgtttcagaaaatatacgtattccctgtccacacgaaaacgcaagggcGGCGTTTTCAGGTTTATCCTCTCTGGGACCGGTTTCAAAAAAagtatcggtttcactctcccaaaacgccggatccgtgtggacgaaacgcctattcgatacaaaatttatgcgtgTACAGCTAAACGCGTCTCTGTGTGGACGGGGTCTAATTCTTTCCAAATATGAAATAATCTGGtgaaagtgtttatttttcatatttttttatattgaagtatatattgctgtaaaaaaaaatcgcAGTGTTACTTTTTCCCAATATTGTTGAGACCTAATTATTATCtgaaagtgttttattaatgtgtcCACACAGACAGCTCTGTAGGACGGTCGGCGCTGCGGCCGCTTGGCTCTAGGCCTGCAGTACCTCGTGCTCCGGGTCATTCTGAACCAGACAGCTCCGGTCGCAATAATGGAGGTCGCTCCTCACCTCCAGAACAGCCACGAAATCAACGACCCTCTCTGCCAGACACATCCAAACCGTCTGCTGCCAGCAGCTCCTCAAAACCCAGCAGCTCCGCTCCACCTCCGCCCCCACCATTCGGGCGCGGTGGCAATCGTGGACCCTCCTCAGCCCAACAAGGTTCTGGAGCACACAGTCGTGAGAAACCCCTTCCATCACCGCCTGCAAGCAAGGGGCCTCCACTGCCACCGTCTTCTGCTCGGGATGGGCCTTCAAGACATCCCCCTATTTCATCTcgctcctcttcatcctcctccccttcctcaaatgcacctccacctcctcctccttaTCGTCAGCCGACTAATGCTGCAAATGGTGACTCGGCCCCTGAGTTGCCGCAGAGACGAAACTCACTGAACAAGAGAAACCATGCCAATGCTAACGTCCGTAGCCAGGCTCCTCCTCCTCCAACCCCTGCCCAGCAGAACAGACGACCCCCACCACCATCACGTGATCCAGTGGGGCGTAGCTCAGGTAAAATACAAGCTGAAAATTTTCAgcttaaaaaaaagctaaactaaaaaaaaaaaaaaaaaaaaaaactaaaaaaaaaactgttcttaaaGTAGCAATACTTAAAATTTGTTGGGCTGAAATATGGAAAGGAGGTTTGTTGAATAATATAGTAGAATATAGTAAATGTAGACCtcttttaaaatgaagtgttCATTCAGCTCCTCAGGTTCCTCCTCCTACATCTCGTAATGGGGTTCGGGAAACGCCACCCCCTCCACCCCCTTACCGTGGCGGGCCACAAACATCTTCTGAACCCCCTAGTCGAGGGAAGccccctcctctctcctctgCTGGACGCCAGTCTTCAGGACAtgcacctcctcctcctccacctctccGAAATGGACATGCGTCATCTGCCCCCAAGTCCTTTTCTGGTGAGTTCCACCATATTCATCAAATAGATAATACAATCTTTTTTGGAACATCAGTTCATTCTCTTACCTGCTCATTTGTTTGTGTGGGAGGTGCTCTTAGATCAGAACTTTGATTTTGGTTGTGGATCTGTAGTCTACTGTGCATCAGCACATGAAAAAAACCCTGAAGTCAAATGAGCTCTCAgtaattcaaatgcggcccacttATTTCCTCATTACACCCGTCAACAAAGCCTTGTTAGAACTGAGctgcaacctcccgctctctctagtgaagccaacaaggaagtgacttaaactgcaattcatcgactggccgctagaggctggctccaaaagggagtcagtcccatagactccccatgttaaaatgcccaactttacagcagaaaaaaaacatgtttacagcctggttcaaaaagtggttttggtctatatagttaATTTTGCCCTTCGTGACagctgtgaggggggtgaattttttttataactcatccgtttaaattatattaagccttaaagttctgcataattaagggcgtggccacttgagtgacaggtggtaCACTGctgtcgcgctaggtgggcgtggcttcagcaaccagcacccgcctttttgcccattttcgattatccgggagagtcgcgcggtgacgtgctgtcaagatggcgacggcccgctctgcacactttgagcttcagaaatgctcttcaggagtctaggggtgacgtcacggacactacgtccatgtttttatacagtctatggttagaACACAGAGATGTAATACCAGATAAGTAGTTCTGAAAAATAAGGTCGTCATTTTACCCAGTGGCCTGATactgatttttaatttacaaaaacagatttttaatgtaTATCAAACAGGTTTCTCAAACTCCTGGGGATTCATAATTTAATTCAGGCACGTGCAGAGGGGGGTGCGATGGGTGTTTTAGCACCTGTCCCTTCCCCTTGATGCCCAAAGTGCCTTTTTGTCaaggcagatttttttatttttttttgtaattcaacaCTTTTGAGTGTCCagtctaaataaaatattgaaatgaatgaacaatgaTTTAGGTGTAAACAAAATTATTCACATGATGACCTTTCACCTGATGATCTCATCCGGGATGATCCCTCACATCCAGACACATTCAGTAATATAGCGCACTACCAGATGCCTTCATTAACGTACGCAGCTGCCGATGAGTGGAGTTCTCAGCGGAGCGGTGTGCTgcttatatacttatattattaaatgattattattttacaagaacgacgtgaagagagcatgcacagctgttgtttatattgctgtatGTAGCCTTAGCTGCAGCAAGgggctataatatttttgttcaatattttcctaatgacaattttttgatttgtttataaaGGCTGCTACGAACACCTTTTCCCATTTTTATCACTGAATAAGgcaggaaatatattttatagtttctgtactaaATGATATGTCAGTCAgaactgcattattcatatagtttatttatttattacctggaaataacttgaaaaacacacataaaatcatatattttcaaaatcGTGTGTTTATTGAATTCACTTTTCATCAGTAAAAAAGTTTCTGATTTTTATTCCACTCAGCTACAGCGATAGCTGGATGATTTTGTCCATGttagggatttcctgcacgtcataagttattacttctatgagtctgttttggacttttgagcgagagcgccctctggcttcgagtatgaatgaaacatgcactgcatgagaGAGTTCAGCGCTCCTGATATTCACATCTCCTCATTTTGGATACGAATGAAATGTCATGTCATGCACAGACTACCGatactgtctctttgaatttaaatctagaaacCTCTGCGTGAACACACCTGCCGGAATAAAGTGCGGGGgactaatttacattttattaaaattttatattttttgttatctgACTAAAACTATTCAtactttgaattattattatttcagtatttatttaaaaaacatagagtgcattaaaataattatcacaacactGGTAAATCAGGCACTGATGGCCCTGATGGAATTACAGAGGGttcatgagttgatgaaaagataattaataaaatcataaaatgttaaattaaaataaatagagctgcacaattaTTCAAAATTGAAATCAGGATATGCCTTAATACAATTATCAAAAAAGCTGTAATTTAGTCAgttgcatttagattttttttttttttttgcgtacattgtgaatatttaatgtatttctttaaatatttaatgctttaagcTTTAATTTGCAAACGACTGTGGAATAGATGgatgattatatttttaatatttaaattaaaagttttttaatattattaaaaatggttctAACAGCCACatcctaaattaaattaatgtgctAATCTTGACATGGTAGTTACACATCAGCATATGCAAAGCTACT encodes:
- the LOC109051523 gene encoding WAS/WASL-interacting protein family member 2-like, yielding MPIPPPPPPPGPPPPPTFNQANTAPPKLNRDEAKGRGALLSDICKGAKLKKTNVVNDRSAPIIESRGGSSGGGGGGGGGGGGFGGGSGPMAMGGLFSGGVPKLRPVGDSSVGRSALRPLGSRPAVPRAPGHSEPDSSGRNNGGRSSPPEQPRNQRPSLPDTSKPSAASSSSKPSSSAPPPPPPFGRGGNRGPSSAQQGSGAHSREKPLPSPPASKGPPLPPSSARDGPSRHPPISSRSSSSSSPSSNAPPPPPPYRQPTNAANGDSAPELPQRRNSLNKRNHANANVRSQAPPPPTPAQQNRRPPPPSRDPVGRSSAPQVPPPTSRNGVRETPPPPPPYRGGPQTSSEPPSRGKPPPLSSAGRQSSGHAPPPPPPLRNGHASSAPKSFSDDFESRYDFHPIEDLPPPEEYRPFQKSYPSQSNKTLVRGAPPLPPVGGR